The following proteins come from a genomic window of Achromobacter deleyi:
- the pyk gene encoding pyruvate kinase codes for MPVLRRTKIVATLGPSTSTPERIDAMIKAGLDVARLNFSHGSADDHRERARLVRESAARQGRFVAIMGDLQGPKIRIARFTDKLVQLQVGQPFTLSRVHPKEAGTASIVGIDYPELVTDCRVGDELLLDDGRVVLVVDSVAGDEVHTTVTVGGPLSNNKGINRRGGGLSAPSLTDKDRVDIKLAAEMQLDFVAVSFPRYGSDIDEARELLRAAGSEAWIIAKIERAEAVADDEALDALIRASDGVMVARGDLGVEVGDAELVGIQKRIIQHARTLNKVVITATQMMESMISSPIPTRAEVSDVANAVLDYTDAVMLSAESASGAYPVETVQAMARVCLGAEKHPTSTQSHHRLGETFTRCDETIALAAMYAANHFPGVKAIIALTESGHTPLIMSRIRSGVPIYCYSPHSLTQNRVTMFRGVYTIPFAPSDYEPADLSNAAIDELKKRNLVKEGDWVILTKGDFYRDSGGTNGMKILLVD; via the coding sequence ATGCCTGTATTGCGCCGCACCAAAATTGTCGCCACCCTGGGGCCCTCGACGTCGACGCCGGAGCGCATCGACGCCATGATCAAGGCCGGCCTGGATGTGGCGCGGCTGAACTTCTCGCACGGCAGCGCCGACGATCATCGCGAGCGCGCCCGCCTGGTGCGCGAGAGCGCCGCGCGGCAGGGCCGCTTCGTCGCCATCATGGGCGACCTGCAAGGCCCCAAGATCCGCATCGCGCGCTTCACCGACAAGCTGGTGCAGCTGCAGGTGGGCCAGCCGTTCACGCTGTCGCGGGTGCATCCGAAAGAGGCCGGCACGGCCAGCATCGTCGGCATCGACTACCCCGAACTGGTGACGGACTGCCGCGTCGGCGACGAGCTGCTGCTCGATGACGGCCGTGTGGTGCTGGTGGTCGACAGCGTCGCGGGCGACGAGGTCCACACCACCGTCACGGTCGGCGGCCCGCTGTCCAACAACAAGGGCATCAACCGCCGCGGCGGCGGCCTGTCGGCGCCGAGCCTGACCGACAAGGATCGCGTCGACATCAAGCTGGCCGCCGAAATGCAGCTGGATTTCGTGGCGGTGTCGTTCCCGCGCTATGGCAGCGACATCGACGAGGCGCGCGAACTGCTGCGCGCCGCCGGCAGCGAAGCCTGGATCATCGCCAAGATCGAACGCGCCGAAGCGGTGGCCGACGACGAGGCGCTGGACGCGCTGATCCGCGCCAGCGACGGCGTGATGGTGGCGCGCGGCGACCTGGGCGTGGAAGTGGGCGACGCCGAACTGGTCGGCATCCAGAAGCGCATCATCCAGCACGCCCGCACCCTGAACAAGGTGGTGATCACCGCGACCCAGATGATGGAGTCGATGATCTCCAGTCCGATCCCGACGCGCGCCGAAGTCTCGGACGTGGCCAACGCGGTGCTGGACTACACCGACGCGGTGATGCTGTCGGCGGAAAGCGCCTCGGGCGCCTATCCGGTCGAGACGGTGCAGGCCATGGCGCGCGTCTGCCTGGGCGCGGAAAAGCATCCCACCAGCACGCAGTCGCACCACCGGCTGGGCGAGACCTTCACGCGCTGCGACGAGACCATCGCGCTGGCGGCCATGTACGCGGCCAACCACTTCCCCGGCGTCAAGGCCATCATCGCGCTGACCGAAAGCGGCCACACGCCGCTGATCATGTCGCGCATCCGCTCGGGCGTGCCGATCTACTGCTACAGCCCGCACAGCCTCACGCAGAACCGCGTGACCATGTTCCGCGGCGTCTACACCATCCCGTTCGCGCCGTCGGACTACGAGCCGGCCGACCTCAGCAACGCCGCCATCGACGAACTGAAGAAACGCAACCTGGTGAAAGAGGGCGACTGGGTCATCCTGACCAAGGGCGACTTCTACCGCGACAGCGGCGGCACCAACGGCATGAAGATCCTGCTGGTGGATTGA
- the rsmA gene encoding 16S rRNA (adenine(1518)-N(6)/adenine(1519)-N(6))-dimethyltransferase RsmA, which produces MSQHQARKRFGQNFLTDESVVESIVRSVNPARGDTVVEIGPGLSALTRPLLERLDHLTAVEIDRDLAARLRKQFEEGRLTVVEADALTVDFSQFGAGLRVVGNLPYNISSPLLFHLMTWADHVRDQHFMLQREVIDRMVAQPGSGDFSRLSVMLQSRYRMHKLFDVPPEAFDPPPKVVSAIVRMVPLPAERLRPVSARAFETVVARAFSQRRKMLRRVLADWAPQVPWEALDIAPTARAEDISVDRYIRLSDALVEAGVLQRG; this is translated from the coding sequence ATGTCTCAACACCAGGCGCGCAAGCGCTTTGGCCAGAACTTCCTGACCGACGAGAGCGTGGTCGAGTCGATCGTGCGGTCGGTCAACCCGGCCCGCGGCGACACCGTGGTCGAGATCGGTCCGGGCCTGTCGGCGCTGACCCGGCCGCTGCTCGAGCGGCTCGATCACCTGACCGCGGTCGAGATCGACCGCGACCTGGCGGCGCGGCTGCGCAAGCAATTCGAGGAAGGCCGCCTGACCGTGGTCGAGGCCGACGCGCTGACGGTGGACTTCTCGCAGTTCGGCGCCGGGCTGCGGGTGGTGGGCAACCTGCCCTACAACATTTCCAGCCCGCTGCTGTTCCACCTGATGACCTGGGCCGATCACGTCCGCGACCAGCATTTCATGCTGCAGCGGGAAGTGATCGACCGCATGGTGGCGCAACCCGGCAGCGGCGACTTCAGCCGCCTGTCCGTAATGCTGCAGTCGCGCTATCGCATGCACAAGCTGTTCGACGTGCCGCCCGAGGCGTTCGATCCGCCGCCCAAGGTGGTGTCGGCCATCGTGCGCATGGTGCCGCTGCCGGCCGAACGCCTGCGCCCGGTCAGCGCGCGCGCCTTCGAGACCGTGGTGGCCCGCGCCTTCTCGCAACGCCGCAAGATGCTGCGCCGGGTGCTGGCCGACTGGGCGCCGCAGGTGCCCTGGGAAGCGCTGGACATCGCGCCCACCGCGCGCGCCGAGGACATCTCGGTGGACCGCTACATCCGCCTGTCGGACGCGCTGGTCGAGGCTGGCGTGCTGCAGCGCGGTTGA
- a CDS encoding glycerate kinase, which yields MKIVIAPDSFKESVSAPDAAAAIARGVKAACPGAQTVCIPMADGGEGTVEAVLAAAGGQARERTVNDALGHKVDAVWGLLEDGTAIIEMAAAAGLELIAPTKRDPMRASSHGVGELILAALDAGAERIILGLGGSATNDGGAGMLTALGLRLLDQDGRSLPPGGGALGQLASIDLRGLDPRLAKTRIVIASDVDNPLCGPQGASHIFGPQKGATPEQVLALDAMLGHFADVCARQLGSDRRDDAGAGAAGGLGFAAKTFLNAHFRPGVEIVAELGGLAQAMEGATLAFTGEGRMDAQTLRGKTPAGVARIAHQAGVPVVALAGSLGEGYEALHAGGISAAFSLAPGPITLHQALADAERLLHDRARDVMQLWMAAQKRML from the coding sequence GTGAAAATCGTCATCGCACCCGACTCTTTCAAAGAAAGCGTTTCCGCGCCCGACGCGGCGGCGGCCATCGCCCGCGGCGTCAAGGCCGCCTGCCCCGGCGCGCAGACCGTCTGCATCCCGATGGCGGACGGCGGCGAGGGCACCGTCGAAGCGGTGCTGGCGGCGGCCGGCGGGCAGGCGCGCGAGCGCACGGTCAACGATGCGCTGGGCCACAAGGTCGACGCCGTGTGGGGCCTGCTCGAAGACGGCACCGCCATCATCGAAATGGCCGCGGCCGCGGGGCTTGAATTGATCGCGCCGACCAAGCGCGACCCGATGCGTGCCAGCAGCCATGGCGTGGGCGAACTGATCCTGGCGGCGCTGGACGCCGGCGCCGAGCGCATCATTCTCGGCCTGGGCGGCTCCGCCACCAACGATGGCGGCGCCGGCATGCTGACCGCGCTGGGCCTGCGCCTGCTCGACCAGGACGGCCGCAGCCTGCCGCCGGGCGGCGGCGCGCTGGGCCAGCTGGCCAGCATCGACCTGCGCGGTCTCGACCCGCGGCTGGCGAAGACGCGCATCGTCATCGCCTCCGACGTCGACAACCCGTTGTGCGGGCCGCAGGGCGCGTCGCATATCTTCGGTCCGCAGAAAGGCGCCACGCCCGAACAGGTGCTGGCGCTGGACGCCATGCTCGGCCATTTCGCCGACGTCTGTGCGCGCCAGCTGGGCAGCGACCGCCGCGACGACGCCGGCGCGGGCGCCGCCGGCGGCCTCGGCTTCGCCGCCAAGACCTTCCTGAATGCGCACTTCCGGCCCGGCGTCGAGATCGTCGCCGAGCTCGGCGGCCTGGCGCAGGCCATGGAAGGCGCCACGCTCGCCTTCACCGGCGAAGGCCGCATGGACGCGCAGACCCTGCGCGGCAAGACGCCCGCGGGCGTGGCCCGCATCGCGCACCAGGCCGGTGTGCCGGTGGTGGCGCTGGCCGGCTCGCTGGGCGAAGGCTACGAAGCGCTGCACGCCGGCGGCATCAGCGCCGCCTTCAGCCTCGCGCCCGGCCCCATCACCCTGCACCAGGCGCTGGCCGACGCCGAAAGGCTGCTGCACGACCGCGCCCGCGACGTGATGCAACTGTGGATGGCGGCGCAAAAGCGCATGCTGTAG
- a CDS encoding peptidylprolyl isomerase: MMRRLHSLRRFSGNALLLAVCAAFSAAHAAEPNAKGAKNAPAAPAAQKSAPPAAGEQFVDGIAAVVDKDVITLRELRDASLRIAGELKARGIQVPDDKTLQHQVLQRLIMERVQRHEADRLGIRVDDAQVDMAIKTIAERNKIGAAQLRQEIEKSGTSWDSYRKSLRDEIRSDRLRQRAVDSNIVISDAEVDAFLKDQRRNPAFAAAAQSAQQAQPQPQPEAAPEQAAAPAGPMLYAVAQILVRVPEGSSPDQLAALRKKAEDLLARAKRGDDFASLAAANSDGPEALQGGIMGVRPLDGWPDLFAKAIGNLQKGQVSTLLQSGNGFHILKVMDRGNAQPAPSRTARAPAPAPAPQPRPQPQAQAPQGPVEVMQTHARHILIKTSTVMSDEQARQRLEQVRQRLVAGDAKFADMARQYSQDATAPQGGDLGWLNPGETVPTFEAAMNALKPGDISQPIQTPFGWHLIQVEERRQHDATDDLARMKARQTLFERRAQPAFEDWLDQLRAQAYIDNRLEKQDRINQNNR; encoded by the coding sequence ATGATGCGTAGGTTGCACTCTTTGCGTCGCTTCTCCGGCAACGCGCTGTTGCTGGCTGTTTGCGCCGCCTTCTCCGCCGCGCACGCGGCCGAGCCGAACGCCAAGGGCGCCAAAAACGCGCCGGCTGCCCCGGCCGCGCAGAAAAGCGCGCCGCCCGCCGCCGGAGAGCAGTTCGTCGACGGCATCGCCGCCGTGGTCGACAAGGACGTGATCACTCTGCGCGAATTGCGCGATGCGTCGCTGCGCATCGCCGGTGAGTTGAAGGCGCGCGGCATCCAGGTGCCCGACGACAAGACGCTGCAGCACCAGGTGCTGCAGCGCCTCATCATGGAACGGGTGCAGCGCCACGAGGCCGATCGTCTCGGCATCCGCGTCGATGATGCCCAGGTCGACATGGCCATCAAGACCATCGCCGAGCGCAACAAGATCGGCGCGGCGCAACTGCGCCAGGAAATCGAGAAATCCGGCACCTCCTGGGACAGCTATCGCAAATCGCTGCGCGACGAAATCCGTTCGGATCGCCTGCGCCAGCGCGCGGTCGACTCCAACATCGTCATTTCCGATGCCGAGGTCGATGCCTTCCTGAAGGACCAGCGCCGCAATCCGGCGTTCGCCGCCGCGGCCCAGTCGGCGCAGCAGGCCCAGCCGCAACCCCAGCCGGAAGCCGCGCCCGAGCAGGCCGCCGCGCCCGCCGGCCCGATGCTCTACGCCGTGGCGCAGATCCTGGTGCGCGTGCCGGAAGGCTCGTCGCCCGACCAGCTGGCCGCATTGCGCAAGAAGGCCGAGGACCTGCTGGCGCGCGCCAAACGCGGCGATGACTTCGCCAGCCTGGCGGCCGCCAACTCGGACGGCCCCGAAGCCCTGCAGGGCGGCATCATGGGCGTGCGTCCGCTGGACGGTTGGCCCGACCTGTTCGCCAAGGCCATCGGCAATCTGCAGAAGGGTCAGGTCTCGACCCTGCTGCAAAGCGGCAACGGTTTCCACATTCTCAAGGTGATGGACCGCGGCAACGCGCAACCGGCGCCCAGCCGCACCGCCCGCGCGCCTGCCCCGGCGCCCGCGCCGCAGCCGCGTCCGCAACCCCAGGCCCAGGCGCCGCAAGGTCCGGTCGAAGTGATGCAGACGCACGCGCGCCACATCCTGATCAAGACCTCGACCGTGATGAGCGACGAGCAGGCCCGCCAGCGCCTCGAACAGGTGCGCCAGCGCCTGGTGGCCGGCGACGCCAAGTTCGCCGACATGGCGCGCCAGTACTCGCAGGACGCGACCGCGCCGCAAGGCGGCGATCTGGGTTGGCTCAACCCGGGTGAAACCGTGCCGACCTTCGAGGCCGCGATGAACGCGCTCAAGCCCGGCGATATCAGCCAGCCCATCCAGACGCCGTTCGGCTGGCACCTGATCCAGGTCGAAGAGCGCCGCCAGCACGACGCCACCGACGACCTGGCCCGCATGAAGGCCCGTCAGACCCTGTTCGAGCGCCGTGCCCAACCCGCTTTCGAAGATTGGCTGGATCAGTTGCGCGCCCAGGCGTACATCGACAACCGTCTCGAGAAGCAGGACCGTATCAACCAGAACAACCGCTGA